The Kitasatospora setae KM-6054 genome contains a region encoding:
- a CDS encoding SURF1 family cytochrome oxidase biogenesis protein has protein sequence MYRFLLSARWAVILLVAAVLVPTMIKLGFWQYHRHEARVARNDLVARNLGSAPVAFDALSSPGWSVPGGEVWRTVTATGSYDTAHEVVIRGRTEPGGSTIGYFVVTPLVLADGRGSVLVNRGWVESGADAASLPDVPAPPSGEVTVTGRLRADETYASLGVKNRGGLPERMFKVINTAEQAGYAGSTVLGGYLELASSRPAAGPSPEPLAEPGHSDIGPHMAYAIQWWLFTSLIPVGLVVMARREAKQSAAEREPAEELVAAG, from the coding sequence GTGTACCGATTCCTGCTGTCCGCGCGCTGGGCGGTCATCCTGCTGGTTGCCGCGGTGCTGGTCCCGACCATGATCAAGCTGGGCTTCTGGCAGTACCACCGGCACGAGGCGCGGGTGGCCCGCAACGACCTGGTGGCCCGCAACCTGGGCAGTGCTCCGGTCGCCTTCGACGCGCTCTCCTCCCCCGGCTGGTCCGTCCCCGGCGGCGAGGTGTGGCGCACCGTGACCGCCACCGGCAGCTACGACACCGCGCACGAGGTGGTGATCCGCGGCCGCACCGAGCCGGGCGGCTCGACCATCGGCTACTTCGTGGTGACCCCGCTGGTGCTCGCCGACGGCAGGGGCTCGGTACTGGTCAACCGCGGCTGGGTGGAGTCCGGCGCGGACGCCGCCAGCCTCCCGGACGTCCCGGCCCCGCCGTCCGGCGAGGTGACCGTCACCGGCCGGCTGCGCGCCGACGAGACGTACGCCTCGCTGGGCGTGAAGAACCGCGGCGGCCTGCCGGAGCGGATGTTCAAGGTGATCAACACCGCCGAGCAGGCCGGCTACGCGGGCAGCACCGTGCTCGGCGGCTACCTGGAGCTGGCCTCCTCGCGGCCCGCCGCCGGCCCGTCCCCCGAACCGCTGGCCGAGCCGGGCCACTCCGACATCGGCCCGCACATGGCGTACGCGATCCAGTGGTGGCTGTTCACCTCGCTGATCCCGGTCGGCCTGGTGGTGATGGCCCGCCGCGAGGCGAAGCAGAGCGCCGCCGAGCGGGAGCCCGCGGAAGAACTGGTCGCCGCCGGCTGA
- a CDS encoding zinc-dependent alcohol dehydrogenase family protein, with protein MRATVIHGPQDIRIEEVPDPRIERPTDVVVRVLNACICGSDLWAYRGVAKRQAGQRIGHEFLGFVEEAGAEVRGFAVGDLVVAPFVWSDGVCEYCREGLQTSCPHGGFWGTPGSDGGQGEAVRVPYADGTLVKLPKEAAGDEKLLPGLLALSDVMATGHHAAVSAGVRPGATVAVVGDGAVGLCGVLAAHRLGAGRIIALGRHEGRTAIARSFGATDVVPERGEAAVEAVRELTGGQGAHAVLEAVGTEESMRTALSIARDGGAVGYVGVPHGGSAGVDIGQMFNRNVRLVGGVAPARAYIPELLPDVLSGAIAPGAVFDRTVDLDGVPEGYRAMDERTALKVRIAF; from the coding sequence ATGCGCGCCACCGTGATCCACGGCCCCCAGGACATCCGGATCGAGGAGGTGCCCGACCCGCGGATCGAGCGCCCCACCGACGTGGTGGTGCGGGTGCTGAACGCCTGCATCTGCGGCAGCGACCTGTGGGCCTACCGGGGCGTCGCCAAGCGGCAGGCCGGGCAGCGGATCGGGCACGAGTTCCTCGGCTTCGTCGAGGAGGCGGGCGCCGAGGTGCGCGGCTTCGCGGTCGGCGACCTGGTGGTGGCCCCGTTCGTCTGGTCGGACGGCGTGTGCGAGTACTGCCGCGAGGGCCTGCAGACCTCCTGCCCGCACGGCGGCTTCTGGGGCACCCCCGGGTCGGACGGCGGGCAGGGCGAGGCGGTCCGGGTGCCGTACGCGGACGGGACGCTGGTGAAGCTGCCCAAGGAGGCGGCCGGCGACGAGAAGCTGCTGCCCGGGCTGCTGGCGCTCTCCGACGTGATGGCGACCGGGCACCACGCGGCGGTCTCGGCCGGCGTGCGGCCCGGCGCGACGGTCGCGGTGGTCGGCGACGGCGCGGTCGGGCTGTGCGGCGTGCTGGCCGCGCACCGGCTCGGCGCGGGCCGGATCATCGCGCTCGGCCGGCACGAGGGCCGCACCGCGATCGCCCGCTCCTTCGGCGCCACCGACGTGGTGCCCGAGCGCGGCGAGGCGGCCGTCGAGGCGGTCCGCGAGCTGACCGGCGGCCAGGGCGCGCACGCCGTGCTGGAGGCGGTCGGCACCGAGGAGTCGATGCGCACCGCGCTCTCGATCGCCCGGGACGGCGGCGCGGTCGGCTACGTGGGTGTGCCGCACGGCGGCAGCGCGGGCGTGGACATCGGCCAGATGTTCAACCGGAACGTGCGGCTGGTCGGCGGCGTCGCCCCGGCCCGGGCGTACATCCCCGAGCTGCTGCCCGACGTGCTCTCCGGGGCGATCGCGCCGGGCGCGGTGTTCGACCGGACGGTGGACCTGGACGGGGTGCCGGAGGGCTACCGGGCGATGGACGAGCGGACGGCGCTGAAGGTGC
- a CDS encoding DEDDh family exonuclease: MYAPFPPPPLPAPRTGPGGDAGRGFAVVDVETTGLGRSDRVISAGVYQLDPDGEITDHWYTLVNPQRDPGPVWIHGLTSEVLAGAPTFPEVAAEFAERLRDRVLVAHNALFDWNMISREFSRAGLRAPVEQRLCTMVLARDLRLPLPNGKLSSLAAHFDVRQRQAHHALDDARVLAEVFRPSLELARSGGVPLPLTACVAVTDLGEESPAAAAGPARGSWSSSYRPSRKRPACPYPNPGRWADGSPLVQGMRVAITGDTATDRELLEDRATEAGLHIASSVSRLTSLLVTNEPTSWSGKARKAREYGTPVVGEDAFLQLLREVAPHPGA, from the coding sequence ATGTACGCGCCATTCCCGCCCCCGCCGCTCCCGGCACCGCGCACCGGCCCCGGCGGGGACGCCGGGCGCGGGTTCGCCGTGGTCGACGTGGAGACCACCGGTCTCGGCCGCTCCGACCGGGTCATCTCGGCGGGCGTCTACCAGCTCGACCCGGACGGCGAGATCACCGACCACTGGTACACCCTGGTCAACCCGCAGCGGGACCCGGGCCCGGTCTGGATCCACGGCCTGACCAGCGAGGTCCTGGCCGGGGCGCCGACCTTCCCGGAGGTCGCCGCCGAGTTCGCCGAGCGGCTGCGCGACCGGGTGCTGGTCGCCCACAACGCGCTGTTCGACTGGAACATGATCTCCCGCGAGTTCTCCCGGGCCGGCCTGCGCGCCCCGGTCGAGCAGCGGCTGTGCACCATGGTGCTGGCCCGCGACCTGCGACTGCCGCTGCCCAACGGCAAGCTCTCCTCGCTGGCCGCGCACTTCGACGTGCGCCAGCGCCAGGCGCACCACGCGCTGGACGACGCCCGGGTGCTCGCCGAGGTGTTCCGCCCCTCGCTGGAGCTGGCCCGCAGCGGCGGCGTCCCGCTGCCGCTGACCGCCTGCGTGGCGGTCACCGACCTCGGCGAGGAGTCGCCGGCCGCGGCGGCGGGCCCGGCCCGCGGCTCGTGGAGCTCCTCGTACCGCCCCAGCCGCAAGCGCCCGGCCTGCCCGTACCCGAACCCGGGCCGCTGGGCGGACGGCTCGCCGCTGGTGCAGGGCATGCGGGTGGCGATCACCGGCGACACCGCCACCGACCGCGAGCTGCTGGAGGACCGCGCCACCGAGGCCGGCCTGCACATCGCCTCCTCGGTGAGCCGGCTCACCAGCCTGCTGGTCACCAACGAGCCGACCTCGTGGAGCGGCAAGGCCCGCAAGGCCCGCGAGTACGGCACCCCGGTGGTCGGCGAGGACGCGTTCCTGCAGCTCCTGCGCGAGGTCGCGCCGCACCCCGGTGCCTGA